A region from the Halobacillus mangrovi genome encodes:
- a CDS encoding CotY/CotZ family spore coat protein gives MSFNDYLSESYDSYDSYDSDYDWKKDHEKKCCGHKKKDDKKKDDKKFKHYKNCVEDVLEAILIAQKKAEKDNHCHTSCKQSIEDLLGEKKKVKKNTIPVILYCGCDPYKGTGVTTYTCHSKKTKFKCVNTFIFKVKDIDKKCAVLELLVFKSDLKPKKDRDGKCHSKHDHSACGQIDHKDLDDLVGTGICINVDLSCFCAVTCLPAVHL, from the coding sequence TTGAGTTTTAATGATTATCTAAGCGAAAGTTATGACAGTTATGATAGTTATGACTCTGATTATGACTGGAAAAAAGATCATGAGAAAAAATGCTGCGGACATAAAAAGAAAGATGATAAAAAGAAAGACGATAAAAAGTTCAAACACTATAAAAACTGTGTAGAAGATGTATTAGAAGCAATTCTAATTGCACAAAAGAAAGCTGAAAAGGATAACCACTGCCATACATCCTGTAAACAGTCGATCGAAGACTTGTTAGGGGAAAAGAAAAAAGTAAAGAAAAACACCATTCCAGTCATTTTATATTGTGGATGTGATCCTTATAAGGGTACAGGAGTCACGACATACACTTGCCACTCGAAGAAGACAAAATTCAAATGTGTCAACACGTTCATTTTCAAAGTCAAAGATATCGATAAGAAATGTGCGGTTCTTGAATTGCTTGTGTTTAAATCAGATCTGAAACCTAAAAAGGATCGAGATGGAAAATGCCACAGCAAACATGATCACTCAGCTTGCGGCCAAATAGACCACAAGGATCTGGATGACTTAGTAGGCACTGGAATTTGTATTAACGTTGACCTATCCTGTTTCTGTGCAGTAACTTGCTTGCCTGCAGTACATTTGTAA
- a CDS encoding alanine/glycine:cation symporter family protein, translating to MEELLSSIIDFSNNILWGYVLIAGLLGIGIYFTIASRFVQFRFIGEMIRVLGEKPQFENGKKNISPFKSFCVGAATRIGTGNLAGVAVAITLGGPGAVFWMWIVALLGGATAFIESTLAQVYKIRDSKAFRGGPAYYIEKGLKARWLGIVFAVLIAVTFGLIFNSVQSNTIALAFENAFGVNRLVIGLIVTAITGLVIFGGVHRIANLSSVIVPIMAVLYLLIATVVLIINIGELPSVIGLIVGHALGFEQAVGGAIGAAILNGVKRGLFSNEAGMGSAPNAAATSTTSHPAKQGLIQSLGVFVDTILVCSSTAFIILLAPAFRSGDISGIELLQNSLNSHIGGWAGIFISVAIFLFAFSSIIGSYYYGESNIEFIKESKSALLAFRLGTMAFVLIGSVSSLSLVWKMADLFMALMTVINLIAIGLLGKVAFKVLKDYEMQRKAGKDPVFKPSELGIEDTEAWEEDKEEEKRAAI from the coding sequence ATGGAAGAATTGCTTTCAAGCATTATTGACTTTTCGAATAACATTCTTTGGGGATACGTCCTCATTGCAGGATTGTTAGGAATTGGGATCTACTTCACCATTGCATCCCGATTTGTACAGTTCAGATTTATTGGAGAAATGATCCGGGTATTGGGGGAAAAACCTCAATTCGAAAATGGAAAGAAAAATATATCACCGTTTAAATCCTTCTGTGTAGGTGCTGCCACACGTATTGGTACAGGGAACCTGGCCGGAGTTGCGGTAGCCATTACTTTAGGAGGACCTGGAGCGGTATTCTGGATGTGGATTGTCGCCCTCCTTGGGGGAGCAACGGCTTTCATCGAGAGTACACTGGCACAGGTATATAAAATCAGGGATTCAAAAGCATTTCGCGGCGGTCCAGCTTATTATATTGAAAAAGGTCTAAAAGCTAGATGGCTGGGGATTGTTTTTGCTGTACTCATTGCTGTTACATTTGGACTTATATTCAACTCTGTTCAAAGTAATACGATTGCTTTGGCTTTTGAAAATGCTTTTGGTGTCAATCGCTTAGTCATTGGATTGATCGTAACAGCCATCACAGGTCTGGTTATCTTTGGAGGGGTGCACAGAATTGCCAATCTATCTAGTGTCATCGTTCCAATTATGGCTGTTCTTTATTTACTAATTGCCACTGTTGTATTGATTATTAATATTGGAGAATTGCCTTCTGTTATTGGGTTGATTGTCGGACATGCCTTAGGGTTCGAACAGGCTGTGGGCGGCGCAATCGGTGCAGCTATTCTAAATGGTGTAAAACGCGGGTTGTTCTCTAACGAAGCTGGTATGGGTAGTGCACCAAACGCAGCGGCAACTTCTACGACTTCACACCCGGCAAAACAAGGGCTTATTCAATCACTAGGTGTATTTGTAGATACGATTTTAGTTTGTTCTTCAACAGCATTCATTATTTTGCTTGCTCCTGCATTTCGTTCAGGGGACATATCAGGAATTGAATTGCTGCAGAACTCTCTTAACTCACATATTGGCGGATGGGCAGGCATCTTCATTTCCGTGGCCATCTTCTTATTCGCTTTCAGTTCAATCATTGGTTCTTATTACTATGGAGAAAGCAATATCGAGTTCATCAAAGAAAGCAAATCAGCGTTACTTGCCTTCCGTTTAGGAACTATGGCCTTTGTACTCATTGGTTCCGTATCCAGCTTAAGCCTGGTATGGAAAATGGCCGACTTGTTCATGGCACTCATGACCGTGATTAACTTGATTGCCATTGGGTTGTTAGGTAAAGTGGCCTTTAAAGTCTTGAAGGATTACGAAATGCAGCGCAAGGCAGGAAAAGATCCTGTATTCAAACCTTCAGAATTAGGAATAGAGGATACCGAAGCCTGGGAAGAAGACAAAGAAGAAGAAAAAAGAGCTGCTATTTAA
- a CDS encoding ferritin family protein, whose amino-acid sequence MNTFDKLNEILEVEMKNQMLYNKYLMEITNPEARQLFTQFRDEHMQDITQLQQLLKNPSI is encoded by the coding sequence ATGAATACGTTTGATAAACTGAACGAGATCTTAGAGGTGGAAATGAAAAACCAAATGTTATACAACAAGTACTTGATGGAAATTACGAACCCTGAAGCAAGGCAGCTTTTTACCCAGTTTCGAGATGAACATATGCAGGATATCACTCAACTTCAACAATTGTTGAAGAACCCCTCAATATAA
- a CDS encoding YetF domain-containing protein has protein sequence MNQLVEVFQATEDLSLGGFALRTIVSVLMIYFMSRFLLKRAAGQFTAFDFVFLWMLGALAVAPLLDGKILFSTTVLATVTLYFWHFVVAWLSVRSSRFASLIRREPTVLVKKGKLNVKNMKKTFFSTDLLLAEMRLAEAPDLKEVDEVILESSGHLSVVKKSGHTPPTPVDFQIPVPSGGVPTILINNGRVDHANLKKLDLTEEWLTTQLNQKGVPTIKDTYLATISPDGEFYYSVK, from the coding sequence ATGAATCAACTTGTTGAAGTTTTCCAGGCAACCGAGGATCTGTCACTAGGTGGTTTTGCGTTAAGGACCATTGTGTCCGTGTTGATGATCTATTTCATGAGCCGCTTCCTTTTAAAGCGTGCAGCAGGTCAATTCACTGCATTTGATTTTGTATTTCTATGGATGTTGGGAGCTCTGGCAGTAGCCCCATTGCTAGATGGGAAAATTCTATTTTCAACCACTGTCCTTGCGACGGTGACCCTTTATTTTTGGCATTTTGTAGTTGCATGGCTTAGTGTAAGAAGCTCTCGATTTGCTTCTTTAATCAGAAGAGAGCCGACCGTACTTGTGAAGAAAGGGAAGCTGAATGTAAAGAACATGAAGAAAACCTTTTTCAGTACAGACTTGCTTCTTGCAGAGATGAGGCTTGCAGAAGCGCCGGATCTTAAGGAAGTCGACGAAGTTATATTGGAATCAAGCGGACATTTAAGTGTTGTGAAAAAATCTGGACACACACCGCCAACTCCTGTTGATTTTCAGATTCCAGTACCATCGGGAGGGGTGCCAACGATATTAATTAATAATGGGAGGGTTGATCACGCTAATTTAAAAAAGTTAGATCTCACCGAAGAATGGCTCACGACACAGTTGAACCAAAAAGGGGTTCCCACTATTAAAGATACGTATTTAGCTACGATAAGTCCGGATGGAGAATTTTATTATTCTGTTAAATAA
- a CDS encoding DUF421 domain-containing protein: MDWNLLWNGGSSLGSLEIFLRVTILYFSLLMMTRLMGPRQVGIVSAFNFITHAGMAHVATSRMVNPESSLVAALIIIAAAYSLSLLLSWLDFKFPVWVGTSPKTLVMNGQILQENLKKVHMTIGDLLAQLRLKKAHHLSEVATAVLEPMGELSVIKTPESSPVTRKMMKLPEQPSGSGAVLIYDGKIDQDHLNTLGLKKSWLEDEIFKKGYSIKQILLATIEPSGNIHVSVRAT, encoded by the coding sequence ATGGATTGGAATCTTTTATGGAATGGTGGTTCCTCTTTAGGTTCTTTAGAAATTTTCTTAAGAGTAACGATCCTGTACTTCAGCCTGTTAATGATGACCCGGCTGATGGGCCCCCGGCAGGTAGGAATAGTTTCAGCATTCAATTTTATCACTCATGCTGGTATGGCCCATGTTGCCACGTCGCGAATGGTGAATCCAGAGTCTTCACTTGTGGCAGCGCTCATCATTATAGCAGCAGCTTATTCACTTAGTTTATTACTATCATGGCTGGACTTTAAATTTCCGGTTTGGGTAGGGACAAGTCCCAAAACCTTAGTGATGAATGGGCAGATCCTTCAAGAAAATCTAAAAAAAGTCCATATGACTATAGGAGATTTATTAGCTCAGCTGCGATTGAAAAAGGCGCATCACTTATCAGAAGTCGCTACAGCCGTATTGGAGCCGATGGGAGAACTCAGTGTGATTAAAACACCAGAGTCGTCTCCCGTAACAAGGAAGATGATGAAGCTTCCTGAACAACCATCTGGATCGGGGGCCGTCCTCATTTATGATGGGAAAATAGACCAAGATCACCTGAATACCCTTGGGTTAAAGAAAAGCTGGCTTGAGGACGAAATCTTCAAAAAGGGATATTCAATAAAGCAGATTCTGCTCGCAACGATAGAACCAAGTGGAAACATCCATGTCAGTGTGAGAGCGACATGA
- the larC2 gene encoding nickel pincer cofactor biosynthesis protein LarC2, producing MSQPFAHDDEHNDNGMIQMEVNLDDTPGEWLGYVMEKLFEAGANDVFYTPIYMKKNRPGVQLQLLCDGQKLEQMKSILFRNTTTLGVRYYPITVHRLERRFTRLITDWGDIKIKEGVHNGEVVQRSPEYEDCKRIASEQDLPIKKVYQQIWKLIDRRE from the coding sequence ATGTCTCAACCCTTTGCTCATGATGATGAACATAATGATAACGGAATGATTCAAATGGAAGTGAATTTAGATGATACTCCAGGAGAGTGGCTGGGGTACGTGATGGAAAAGTTATTCGAAGCCGGAGCAAATGATGTATTTTATACTCCAATATATATGAAGAAAAATCGTCCGGGAGTTCAACTCCAATTACTTTGTGATGGGCAAAAATTAGAACAAATGAAGAGTATATTGTTTAGAAATACTACTACTTTAGGTGTTCGGTATTATCCAATAACAGTACACCGTCTGGAGAGGCGATTTACTCGTTTAATTACAGATTGGGGAGATATTAAAATAAAGGAAGGGGTCCATAACGGTGAAGTGGTGCAGCGTTCTCCTGAATACGAAGACTGTAAGAGGATAGCTTCGGAACAAGATCTTCCGATTAAAAAAGTTTATCAACAAATTTGGAAATTGATAGACAGAAGAGAGTGA
- a CDS encoding nickel pincer cofactor-dependent isomerase, group 22 has product MAFPKMAKIKQKFEVSSVKDIKGTVAQQFVNMDADSLIEKGMEIAITVGSRGIANIPEIVHSVGAEIKKRGAIPFIIPAMGSHGGATAEGQVEVLKGLGVTEESTGCEIRSSMDVVEVGKTEDGIPVYTDKHAYHADGIIVMGRVKAHTDFKNTIESGILKMASIGMGKHKQALALHTYGIKGIRDMMPYVGEVAVAKTNTLFGIAIVENAHEEIAIIEAILPDHIKTREAELLTESFEMMPRLPVERMDILVVDEIGKNYSGTGMDTNIIGRIRVLGVNEPESPSVKYLIASKLSEASHGNALGIGLADLTTKRLFDEIDFTAMNENVVTSTFLDRAKIPIVLENDEGALKAALRATWGVKDEEARIVRIPNTLHIGELYVSEVIYNELKSNESFEVLEEPAEMAFDKDGYFIPMK; this is encoded by the coding sequence ATGGCTTTTCCAAAAATGGCGAAAATCAAGCAAAAATTTGAGGTAAGTTCTGTTAAGGATATTAAGGGAACGGTGGCGCAGCAATTCGTAAACATGGATGCTGATAGTCTTATTGAAAAGGGGATGGAAATCGCTATAACAGTGGGGAGTCGGGGGATTGCAAACATCCCTGAAATTGTTCATAGTGTTGGCGCAGAAATAAAAAAACGAGGAGCCATTCCTTTTATTATCCCTGCTATGGGAAGTCATGGAGGCGCAACGGCTGAAGGGCAGGTGGAGGTCCTTAAAGGTCTTGGAGTTACAGAAGAATCTACAGGGTGCGAGATTCGCTCTTCAATGGACGTTGTGGAAGTAGGGAAAACGGAGGATGGAATCCCTGTTTATACAGATAAACATGCTTATCATGCAGACGGCATTATTGTCATGGGTAGAGTAAAAGCGCATACTGACTTTAAAAATACGATTGAAAGCGGCATTTTAAAAATGGCTTCAATTGGAATGGGGAAACATAAGCAAGCTCTTGCTTTACATACTTATGGAATAAAAGGTATTAGAGATATGATGCCTTATGTAGGAGAGGTTGCGGTAGCTAAAACTAACACTTTATTTGGTATTGCAATAGTAGAAAACGCTCACGAAGAGATAGCAATCATTGAGGCAATACTTCCTGATCATATAAAAACGAGAGAGGCTGAGCTGTTAACAGAATCGTTTGAAATGATGCCTCGTTTACCTGTAGAAAGAATGGATATCCTTGTGGTTGATGAGATCGGTAAAAACTATAGTGGCACAGGGATGGATACAAATATAATAGGAAGAATTAGAGTTTTAGGTGTAAACGAACCAGAGAGTCCTTCAGTTAAATATTTGATTGCGTCTAAGTTAAGTGAAGCCAGTCATGGAAATGCATTGGGCATAGGACTTGCAGATTTAACAACTAAACGTTTATTTGATGAAATTGATTTTACAGCTATGAATGAAAATGTAGTGACGAGCACTTTTTTGGATCGGGCAAAGATTCCGATTGTACTCGAAAATGATGAAGGAGCCTTAAAAGCTGCCTTGCGGGCAACTTGGGGGGTTAAGGATGAGGAAGCAAGAATTGTTCGCATTCCTAATACACTTCATATTGGGGAGCTTTATGTGTCAGAAGTTATATATAATGAATTGAAAAGTAATGAAAGTTTTGAAGTATTAGAGGAGCCTGCGGAAATGGCATTCGATAAGGATGGATATTTCATTCCGATGAAATGA
- the pdxA gene encoding 4-hydroxythreonine-4-phosphate dehydrogenase PdxA, with translation MSSTKPSIAITMGDPSGIGAEITVKALNDPDIYEQCNPFVIGDLKILRRALHVTGVELELHPITEPKDAEYQHGTIDILDLDLVTEDLKWGEVSSEAGNAAFHYLKKAIALTNENKIHGICTAPLNKEALHKAGHIYPGHTEILAELTNTKDYAMMLSAPDLRVIHVTTHIGLMDAIKKIDSDRVYKVIELADTTLKKAGIESPRIAVCGINPHAGENGLFGNGEEEEKVIPGIQKAQESGINVQGPLPADTLFFRAKRGDFDIVVAQYHDQGHGPIKVLGLEAGVNITVGLPIIRTSVDHGTAFDIAGKNIASELSLKEALHLAIELAPRENVLQQ, from the coding sequence ATGTCATCAACTAAGCCTTCCATTGCCATTACAATGGGCGACCCATCTGGGATAGGAGCAGAAATCACTGTGAAAGCATTAAATGATCCTGACATTTATGAACAATGTAACCCATTTGTAATAGGTGATTTAAAGATTCTCAGACGTGCTCTTCATGTAACAGGGGTAGAACTAGAATTACATCCTATTACTGAGCCGAAAGACGCGGAATACCAACATGGAACGATTGATATATTGGATCTTGATCTAGTGACAGAGGACTTGAAATGGGGAGAAGTATCTAGCGAAGCAGGTAATGCAGCCTTCCACTATTTAAAAAAAGCAATAGCTTTGACAAATGAAAATAAAATACATGGGATTTGCACGGCACCTCTAAATAAAGAGGCACTTCATAAAGCAGGGCATATCTACCCTGGACACACAGAAATATTAGCGGAATTAACGAATACAAAGGATTACGCAATGATGCTTTCTGCGCCTGACCTTAGAGTTATCCATGTGACCACTCATATTGGTTTAATGGATGCTATTAAAAAAATTGATTCAGATCGAGTGTATAAGGTTATTGAACTAGCTGATACTACCTTAAAGAAGGCTGGTATTGAATCACCCCGTATTGCTGTTTGTGGTATAAACCCTCATGCAGGTGAAAATGGTCTGTTTGGAAATGGAGAAGAAGAAGAGAAAGTGATCCCTGGAATTCAGAAGGCTCAAGAGAGCGGAATCAATGTTCAAGGGCCACTGCCTGCAGATACATTATTCTTTAGAGCTAAACGTGGAGATTTTGATATCGTAGTGGCTCAATATCATGATCAAGGTCATGGTCCTATTAAAGTTCTAGGTCTAGAAGCTGGAGTCAATATTACGGTAGGCCTTCCAATCATCCGGACAAGTGTAGACCATGGGACTGCTTTTGATATTGCTGGTAAGAACATTGCTAGTGAGCTCTCACTGAAAGAAGCCCTTCACCTGGCAATTGAACTAGCACCTCGAGAAAATGTATTACAACAATAA
- a CDS encoding TRAP transporter large permease: protein MTSILLISMLVLFLLTMPIALAIGFSSTIAVWYSGDLPLIVIVQRIFTSLDSFPLMAIPFFILAGGLMESGGISKRLVHFANTLVGSMTGGLAGVTVITSMFFAAISGSSPATVAAIGSIMIPAMVAKHYDVNFAAAIQSVSGALGVIIPPSIPMILYGVVVGVSIGDLFIAGIIPGLLIGLSLILTAFIFSKRKGYKGTQKYTPAEQLRAFLDAVFAMLMPVIILGGIYGGIFTPTEAAVVAVFYALVIGIFVYKEITIKNLIPIFVKSGITTSIIMLIIGNAGLLGWLLTKELVPQTVAQSFINFSDNPLVFLLIINVFLLVVGMFFETSASVIILAPILAPIATQLGIDPIHFGIIMVVNLAIGMVTPPLGVNLFVAMQISKIRLEQLSKAVMIFLLVLIIDVLLISYIPEISLFLVNGLK from the coding sequence ATGACATCGATATTATTAATTTCGATGCTGGTGCTATTTTTACTGACCATGCCCATTGCATTAGCAATAGGATTTTCTTCTACAATAGCTGTTTGGTATTCAGGTGATCTTCCGTTAATCGTCATTGTACAAAGAATCTTCACTTCTCTAGATTCATTTCCGTTAATGGCGATCCCATTCTTTATTCTTGCAGGCGGACTTATGGAATCGGGAGGAATTTCAAAACGACTGGTGCACTTTGCTAATACATTAGTTGGCTCAATGACAGGTGGACTTGCTGGGGTTACTGTTATTACCTCCATGTTCTTTGCAGCTATTTCAGGATCTAGTCCTGCTACTGTTGCAGCAATCGGCTCAATAATGATTCCTGCGATGGTAGCCAAGCACTATGATGTGAACTTTGCTGCTGCGATACAGTCCGTATCTGGAGCGCTTGGAGTAATTATCCCGCCTAGTATTCCAATGATTCTGTATGGTGTCGTCGTAGGTGTATCAATTGGAGACTTATTTATTGCTGGAATTATCCCGGGGCTACTTATAGGTTTATCTCTTATATTAACTGCGTTCATCTTTTCTAAAAGAAAAGGTTACAAAGGAACACAAAAGTACACACCAGCTGAACAACTTCGAGCCTTCTTGGATGCTGTTTTTGCTATGCTTATGCCGGTAATCATTCTGGGTGGTATTTATGGAGGAATATTTACTCCAACTGAGGCGGCTGTTGTTGCAGTGTTTTATGCGTTAGTCATTGGTATTTTTGTTTATAAGGAAATCACAATTAAAAATCTTATACCGATTTTTGTTAAATCTGGAATTACTACATCAATCATTATGTTGATTATAGGTAACGCAGGGCTTTTAGGTTGGCTGCTTACGAAAGAGTTAGTTCCTCAAACCGTTGCGCAATCTTTCATTAATTTCTCAGATAATCCACTAGTCTTCTTATTAATTATAAATGTCTTTTTATTAGTAGTTGGCATGTTCTTTGAGACTTCAGCATCGGTTATTATTTTAGCACCTATCTTAGCACCTATTGCTACTCAACTTGGAATCGATCCGATCCACTTCGGAATCATTATGGTTGTAAACTTAGCCATAGGAATGGTTACGCCTCCTTTAGGTGTCAACTTATTCGTTGCCATGCAGATTTCTAAAATAAGGCTTGAGCAACTTTCTAAAGCTGTAATGATCTTCCTGCTTGTATTAATTATTGATGTTTTACTCATAAGTTATATACCTGAAATATCATTGTTCTTAGTCAATGGACTAAAATAA
- a CDS encoding TRAP transporter small permease: protein MMGAIIKAIDGFNKVLGIVLALLLMVMSVVVFYQVFSRFVLDESLRWSEELARYIMIWSVFIGSALALRKMELIAVDAIKEVLSEKYKNILVIFIYTLSIVFLLVLVNYGFQLAGSVMGQTSPAMRISMAWAYAAIPIGSIFMIINIIAVILERALKLKGGSPV, encoded by the coding sequence ATGATGGGGGCGATCATCAAAGCTATAGATGGGTTCAACAAAGTTTTAGGTATAGTACTGGCTTTGCTATTAATGGTGATGTCAGTTGTAGTCTTTTATCAAGTATTTTCTCGATTTGTACTTGATGAATCGCTAAGATGGTCGGAAGAATTAGCGCGCTACATAATGATTTGGAGTGTATTTATTGGGTCAGCCCTGGCATTACGTAAAATGGAGCTCATTGCAGTCGATGCTATAAAAGAGGTTCTATCAGAAAAATACAAAAATATATTAGTTATTTTTATATATACATTGAGTATTGTATTTTTACTGGTCCTAGTCAACTATGGCTTTCAATTAGCGGGAAGTGTAATGGGGCAAACTTCACCTGCTATGAGGATTTCTATGGCGTGGGCATATGCGGCTATACCTATTGGATCTATCTTTATGATCATTAATATTATAGCGGTCATTCTTGAGAGAGCCTTAAAGTTGAAAGGGGGAAGTCCGGTATGA
- a CDS encoding TRAP transporter substrate-binding protein yields the protein MRKLFFVFTLLVLSLLTACGNNEASGNGEESEKSSSEPRTLQVGITLAEDSHYYKGLEKFAELVKEKSDGDLKVKIFPNGSLGGERDMVESLQVGTLDMVLSSTGPLGGFAPEINVVDLPFLFENREHAYNVLDGKIGKDLLNKLEDSNIKGLAWWENGFRNVTNSSHPIEKPSDLEGLKIRTMENQVHMDSFKAMGADPTPMSFTELFTALQQGVVDGQENPVPIILTSRFYEVQEHLSLTGHFYSPAALLVSQKVFDELSADQQKVIQEAAQEGAEYERQVVADMEKEMVSQLKEKGMKVVEDVDKKSFQEATKEVYEKYSDEFGSELIKKIKEAAE from the coding sequence ATGAGAAAATTATTTTTTGTATTTACTTTACTAGTATTAAGTTTACTAACTGCCTGTGGAAATAATGAGGCTAGTGGAAATGGTGAAGAATCTGAAAAGAGCAGCTCTGAACCTAGAACCCTACAGGTTGGAATCACATTAGCAGAGGATTCGCATTATTACAAAGGACTGGAGAAGTTTGCTGAACTTGTAAAAGAAAAATCAGATGGAGATTTGAAAGTTAAGATATTCCCTAACGGGTCTTTAGGTGGAGAACGTGATATGGTTGAGAGTTTACAAGTGGGTACACTTGATATGGTATTAAGTTCAACAGGTCCATTGGGAGGATTTGCACCAGAAATTAATGTGGTTGACTTACCGTTCTTATTTGAAAATCGAGAACACGCTTACAATGTTCTGGATGGGAAAATTGGAAAGGATCTACTTAATAAACTGGAAGACTCTAACATTAAAGGTTTAGCGTGGTGGGAGAACGGTTTCCGAAACGTAACCAATAGTTCCCACCCAATTGAGAAGCCTTCTGACCTTGAGGGACTTAAGATCCGTACAATGGAAAACCAAGTTCATATGGATTCTTTCAAAGCCATGGGAGCAGATCCTACGCCAATGTCCTTCACTGAATTATTTACAGCACTTCAACAAGGTGTCGTTGACGGACAAGAGAATCCAGTGCCAATTATCTTAACTTCCCGCTTCTATGAAGTGCAGGAACACTTAAGCCTTACCGGACATTTTTACTCCCCGGCTGCATTACTTGTAAGTCAGAAAGTATTCGATGAATTATCCGCGGACCAACAGAAGGTGATTCAAGAAGCAGCTCAAGAAGGTGCAGAATATGAACGTCAAGTTGTTGCGGATATGGAAAAGGAAATGGTATCACAGCTTAAAGAAAAAGGTATGAAAGTTGTTGAAGATGTGGATAAAAAGTCATTCCAGGAAGCTACTAAAGAAGTGTATGAAAAGTATTCTGATGAATTCGGGTCTGAATTGATAAAGAAAATTAAAGAGGCAGCTGAATAA
- a CDS encoding four-carbon acid sugar kinase family protein: MVSLGIIADDLTGANDTGVQFAKQGLQTTVLFSEAQVETSIVSGDVIVVNSDSRAVETEESYKIVHNIASKLHKAQVTRVFKKIDSTMRGNIGAEIDAVMDVYPFQISIVVPSFPKSNRVTENGIHYVSGIPLTDTEFANDPTCPVDDSNLVALLEKQSNRSVKLISLEDVRKGPTYLIERLRDISIHSPKSIVVMDAVSEEDLNSISLAGWELKENALWVGSAGIASHISTLICKRDHVESKTIQARHPILVVGGSMSPVTHQQTRVLKEHNNINEIVIQPCEFLQSSSFSEEVERVLEKGQELLKNGDLIISTNRDKEHFLTVKEVQGEFGLTNYEVGKRISAGIGEITSRLVRSRTIQGIILTGGDIAGVTCNQLDGNGIRVFGEVEDGIPYGELFGGPFEGLPIVTKAGAFGSEQAFLHALQALLGVRATI; encoded by the coding sequence GTGGTAAGTTTAGGTATTATAGCAGATGATTTAACCGGAGCAAATGATACAGGTGTACAATTTGCGAAGCAAGGATTGCAGACAACCGTCTTGTTCTCTGAAGCACAAGTGGAGACCTCTATAGTCTCTGGGGATGTGATTGTTGTTAACTCTGATAGTCGTGCTGTCGAAACTGAGGAATCATACAAAATTGTTCATAATATAGCTTCAAAATTACATAAAGCGCAAGTTACAAGAGTATTCAAGAAAATTGATTCCACCATGAGAGGAAATATTGGAGCAGAAATTGACGCAGTGATGGATGTCTATCCGTTCCAAATATCAATCGTTGTCCCTTCCTTTCCGAAAAGTAATCGTGTAACAGAAAATGGAATTCATTATGTATCGGGAATACCGTTAACGGATACGGAGTTTGCTAACGATCCTACTTGTCCTGTAGATGACAGTAATCTGGTTGCTTTACTTGAAAAGCAAAGTAATAGATCAGTAAAGCTTATCTCACTTGAAGACGTGAGGAAAGGACCAACATATTTAATTGAAAGGTTAAGAGATATCTCCATTCATTCTCCAAAGTCCATTGTGGTTATGGATGCAGTGTCTGAGGAGGATTTAAACTCTATTTCTTTAGCGGGATGGGAATTAAAAGAGAACGCTTTATGGGTAGGGTCAGCAGGGATTGCCTCACACATAAGCACTTTAATTTGTAAAAGGGATCATGTAGAGAGTAAAACCATACAGGCTCGACACCCCATACTTGTGGTGGGCGGTAGTATGAGCCCAGTAACTCATCAACAAACACGCGTGTTAAAGGAACATAACAATATTAATGAAATCGTTATACAGCCATGCGAATTTCTCCAGAGTTCATCTTTTTCTGAAGAGGTAGAAAGAGTTCTTGAAAAAGGTCAAGAGTTACTAAAAAATGGTGACTTGATTATTTCCACCAATCGAGATAAAGAACATTTCTTAACTGTAAAGGAAGTACAAGGAGAATTTGGTCTTACTAACTATGAAGTAGGTAAAAGAATTTCAGCCGGTATCGGTGAAATCACAAGCCGCTTAGTAAGGTCCCGTACAATTCAAGGAATCATATTGACTGGAGGCGACATTGCCGGAGTTACATGTAACCAATTAGATGGTAACGGAATACGAGTTTTTGGTGAAGTAGAAGATGGGATTCCTTATGGAGAGTTATTTGGTGGTCCTTTTGAGGGCCTGCCAATTGTTACAAAAGCAGGAGCCTTTGGCTCTGAACAAGCATTTCTTCACGCATTACAAGCATTATTGGGAGTAAGAGCAACAATATAG